One Rhizobiales bacterium GAS188 DNA window includes the following coding sequences:
- a CDS encoding glutamate synthase (NADH) large subunit, with protein sequence MDRLKAAANERTGATSRTRARKAGPETTSKTTSKAAPETASLPGWINGRPPAQGLFDPAREHDACGVGFIADMSNTKRHDIIEKGLQILLNLDHRGAVGADPKSGDGCGMLVQIPHRFFAEECAKLGFTLPEPGQYAVGHFFLPRDEDDARLCRQVIEKTITYEGQILLGFREPPVDNSDLGESVKPTEPRHLQAFIGRGKGIASEEEFERRLYILRKQISGTVYNMKDPDLRGKGFYPVSISCRTVVYKGMVLVSQLGAYYKDLHDPRFESALALVHQRFSTNTFPSWQLAHPYRMVAHNGEINTLRGNVNWMAARQASVDSELFGNDISKLWPISYEGQSDTACFDNALEFLVRGGYSLAHAMMMLIPEAWAGNPLMDEGRRAFYEYHAALMEPWDGPASIAFTDGRQIGATLDRNGLRPARYLVTKDGLVVLASEAGVLPIRQEDIVRKWRLQPGKMLLIDLEKGRIISDDEVKADLAARHPYAQWLRRSQLVLEDLPPVQSRESRTDVSLLDRQQAFGYSQEDLKLLMAPMAVTGQEAVGSMGTDTPISALSDKSKLLHTYFKQNFAQVTNPPIDPIREELVMSLVSFIGPRPNLLDLEGTSRKKRLEVRQPILTNEDLEKIRCIGFREDAFDTKTLDITYMAEQGAEGMAGALDRVCERAEAAVHGGYNIVILSDRMVGPDRIPIPALLATAAVHHHLIRKGLRTSVGLVVETGEPREVHHFCCLAGYGAEAINPYLAFETLTAMKQQLPEEIDEYEIIKRFIKSIDKGLLKVMSKMGISTYQSYCGAQIFDAVGLSSQFVDRFFFGTHTTIEGVGLAEIAEETVRRHRDAFGDAPVYRTSLDVGGEYAFRLRGEAHAWTPQAISLLQHAVRGDSREQYRAFAKLLNEQDENLLTIRGLFRIKSAGEDGREPVPLDEVEPAKDIVKRFSTGAMSFGSISREAHTTLAIAMNRIGGKSNTGEGGEESDRFRPLANGDSMRSAIKQVASGRFGVTTEYLVNSDMMQIKMAQGAKPGEGGQLPGHKVDAVIAKVRHSTQGVGLISPPPHHDIYSIEDLAQLIFDLKNVNPTADVSVKLVSEIGVGTVAAGVSKARADHVTISGFEGGTGASPLTSIKHAGSPWEIGLAETHQTLVMNRLRSRIAVQVDGGVRTGRDVVIGALLGADEFGCATAPLVAAGCIMMRKCHLNTCPVGVATQDPVLRKRFTGLPEHVINYFFFLAEEVREIMAQLGYRRFDEMIGQMQMLDQAKVVEHWKARGLDFSRLFHKPNPPAGTGIYRSERQDHRLAKVLDKELIEKAKIAIETRRPVLIEAKINNTNRTTGAMLSGDIAKRYGHSGLPDETVHVKLTGTAGQSFGAWLAHGVTLELEGEANDYVGKGLSGGRLVIYPSPEAVHITPEDSIIVGNTVLYGAIAGECYFRGVAGERFAVRNSGAIAVVEGTGDHGCEYMTGGVVVVIGQTGRNFAAGMSGGIAYVLDEDGSFAKRCNLSMVDLEPVEEEEVMMQRLHHHGGDLEGHGLVDVMADMDRFDGERLHQLIAKHAAYTGSGRAKLILDHWDEYLPKFRKVMPVEYRRALAELNAERAMPAFALAGE encoded by the coding sequence ATGGACAGGTTGAAGGCTGCGGCGAACGAGCGGACGGGCGCGACATCGCGGACCCGTGCTCGCAAAGCCGGGCCCGAGACTACGTCCAAGACCACGTCCAAGGCCGCACCCGAGACCGCATCCTTGCCCGGCTGGATCAATGGCCGCCCGCCGGCGCAAGGGCTGTTTGATCCGGCGCGCGAGCATGATGCCTGCGGCGTCGGCTTCATCGCCGACATGTCGAACACCAAGCGTCACGACATCATCGAGAAGGGTCTGCAGATCCTGCTCAATCTCGATCATCGCGGTGCGGTCGGCGCCGACCCGAAGTCGGGCGACGGCTGCGGCATGCTGGTGCAGATCCCGCACCGCTTCTTCGCCGAGGAATGCGCCAAGCTCGGCTTCACCTTGCCGGAGCCCGGCCAGTACGCGGTCGGCCATTTCTTCCTGCCGCGTGACGAAGACGATGCGCGCCTGTGCCGGCAGGTGATCGAGAAGACCATCACCTATGAGGGGCAGATTCTGCTCGGCTTCCGCGAGCCGCCGGTCGACAACAGCGATCTCGGCGAGAGCGTCAAGCCGACCGAGCCGCGCCACCTGCAGGCCTTCATCGGGCGCGGCAAGGGCATCGCCAGCGAGGAGGAATTCGAGCGCCGCCTCTACATCCTGCGCAAACAGATCTCCGGCACCGTCTATAACATGAAGGACCCCGACCTGCGCGGGAAGGGGTTCTACCCCGTCTCCATCTCCTGCCGCACCGTCGTCTACAAGGGCATGGTGCTCGTCTCGCAGCTCGGCGCCTATTACAAGGATCTGCACGATCCGCGCTTCGAGAGCGCGCTCGCCCTCGTGCATCAGCGCTTCTCGACCAACACCTTCCCGAGCTGGCAGCTTGCCCATCCCTACCGCATGGTCGCCCATAACGGCGAGATCAACACGCTGCGCGGCAATGTGAACTGGATGGCGGCGCGCCAGGCTTCCGTCGATTCGGAGCTGTTCGGCAACGACATCTCGAAGCTCTGGCCGATCTCCTATGAGGGCCAGTCGGACACGGCCTGTTTCGACAACGCGCTCGAATTCCTGGTGCGCGGCGGCTATTCGCTCGCCCACGCCATGATGATGCTGATCCCGGAGGCCTGGGCCGGCAATCCGCTCATGGATGAGGGAAGGCGCGCCTTCTACGAATACCATGCGGCGCTCATGGAGCCCTGGGACGGACCGGCCTCGATCGCCTTCACGGATGGCCGCCAGATCGGCGCGACGCTCGACCGCAACGGGCTGCGCCCGGCGCGCTACCTCGTCACCAAGGACGGGCTCGTCGTGCTCGCCTCGGAAGCCGGCGTGCTGCCGATCCGGCAGGAAGATATCGTGCGCAAGTGGCGACTGCAGCCCGGCAAGATGCTGCTCATCGATCTCGAAAAGGGGCGCATTATCTCCGATGACGAGGTCAAGGCCGATCTCGCGGCGCGCCACCCCTATGCGCAATGGCTGCGGCGCTCGCAGCTGGTGCTCGAGGACTTGCCGCCGGTGCAGTCGCGCGAATCGCGCACCGACGTGTCGCTGCTCGATCGCCAGCAGGCCTTCGGCTACAGCCAGGAGGATCTCAAGCTCCTGATGGCGCCGATGGCGGTGACCGGCCAGGAGGCGGTGGGCTCGATGGGCACGGACACGCCGATCTCGGCGCTCTCCGACAAGTCGAAGCTGCTGCACACTTATTTCAAGCAGAACTTCGCCCAGGTGACGAACCCGCCGATCGATCCGATCCGCGAGGAGCTGGTGATGAGCCTCGTCTCCTTCATCGGGCCGCGGCCGAACCTGCTCGACCTCGAAGGCACCTCGCGCAAGAAGCGGCTCGAGGTGCGCCAGCCGATCCTCACCAATGAGGATTTGGAGAAGATCCGCTGCATCGGCTTCCGCGAGGACGCCTTCGACACCAAGACGCTCGACATCACCTATATGGCCGAGCAGGGGGCCGAGGGCATGGCGGGCGCCCTCGATCGCGTGTGCGAGCGGGCCGAAGCCGCCGTGCATGGCGGCTACAACATCGTCATCCTCTCCGACCGGATGGTGGGGCCGGACCGCATCCCGATCCCGGCGCTGCTGGCGACGGCCGCTGTGCATCATCACCTCATCCGCAAGGGGCTGCGCACCTCTGTCGGGCTCGTGGTCGAGACCGGCGAGCCGCGCGAGGTGCATCATTTCTGCTGCCTTGCGGGCTATGGGGCGGAAGCCATCAACCCCTATCTCGCCTTCGAGACGCTGACCGCGATGAAGCAGCAGCTGCCGGAGGAGATCGACGAATACGAGATCATCAAGCGCTTCATCAAGTCGATCGACAAGGGATTGCTGAAAGTGATGTCCAAGATGGGCATCTCCACCTACCAATCCTATTGCGGAGCGCAGATCTTCGACGCTGTCGGCCTGTCGTCGCAATTCGTCGACCGCTTCTTCTTCGGCACCCATACGACCATCGAAGGCGTCGGCCTTGCCGAGATCGCCGAGGAGACCGTGCGGCGCCATCGCGACGCCTTCGGCGACGCGCCCGTCTACCGCACCTCGCTCGATGTCGGGGGCGAATATGCCTTCCGGCTGCGCGGCGAGGCGCATGCCTGGACGCCGCAGGCGATCTCGCTGCTGCAGCACGCGGTGCGCGGGGATTCGCGCGAGCAGTACCGCGCCTTCGCCAAGCTGTTGAACGAGCAGGACGAAAACCTCCTGACCATCCGCGGCCTGTTCCGCATCAAGTCGGCCGGGGAGGATGGGCGCGAGCCGGTTCCCCTCGACGAGGTCGAGCCGGCCAAGGATATCGTCAAGCGCTTCTCGACGGGGGCGATGTCGTTCGGCTCCATCTCGCGTGAGGCGCATACGACGCTCGCCATCGCCATGAACCGGATCGGCGGCAAGTCGAACACCGGGGAGGGCGGGGAGGAGTCGGATCGCTTCCGTCCTCTCGCCAATGGCGATTCGATGCGCTCGGCCATCAAGCAGGTGGCCTCGGGCCGCTTCGGCGTGACGACCGAATACCTCGTCAATTCGGACATGATGCAGATCAAGATGGCGCAAGGCGCAAAGCCTGGCGAAGGCGGCCAGCTGCCGGGCCATAAGGTCGATGCGGTGATTGCCAAGGTGCGCCATTCGACACAAGGCGTCGGCTTGATCTCGCCGCCGCCGCATCACGACATCTACTCGATCGAGGACCTGGCCCAGCTCATCTTCGACCTGAAGAACGTCAACCCGACCGCCGATGTCTCGGTGAAACTCGTCTCCGAGATCGGGGTCGGCACGGTCGCGGCCGGCGTGTCGAAGGCGCGCGCCGATCATGTGACCATCTCGGGCTTCGAGGGGGGCACCGGCGCCTCGCCCCTGACCTCGATCAAGCATGCCGGCTCTCCCTGGGAGATCGGCCTCGCCGAGACCCATCAGACGCTGGTGATGAACCGGCTGCGCTCGCGCATCGCGGTGCAGGTCGATGGCGGGGTGCGCACCGGGCGCGACGTCGTCATCGGGGCGCTCCTTGGTGCCGACGAGTTCGGCTGCGCGACGGCGCCGCTTGTCGCCGCCGGCTGCATCATGATGCGCAAGTGCCATCTCAACACCTGCCCGGTGGGCGTCGCCACCCAGGATCCGGTGCTGCGCAAGCGCTTCACCGGCCTCCCCGAACATGTGATCAACTACTTCTTCTTCCTGGCCGAGGAAGTGCGCGAGATCATGGCCCAGCTCGGCTATCGGCGCTTCGACGAGATGATCGGGCAGATGCAGATGCTCGACCAGGCCAAGGTGGTCGAGCATTGGAAGGCGAGGGGGCTCGACTTCTCACGCTTGTTCCACAAGCCGAACCCGCCCGCCGGCACCGGCATCTACCGTAGCGAGCGGCAGGATCATCGGCTCGCCAAAGTGCTCGACAAGGAGCTGATCGAGAAGGCGAAAATCGCCATCGAGACGCGCCGTCCGGTGCTGATCGAAGCGAAGATCAACAACACCAACCGCACCACCGGAGCCATGCTGTCTGGCGACATCGCCAAGCGCTACGGTCATTCGGGCCTCCCCGACGAGACCGTGCATGTCAAGCTCACCGGCACGGCCGGCCAGAGCTTTGGCGCCTGGCTCGCCCATGGCGTCACGCTCGAGCTCGAAGGCGAGGCGAATGATTATGTGGGCAAGGGGCTCTCGGGCGGGCGGCTCGTCATCTATCCGTCGCCCGAAGCGGTGCACATCACGCCCGAGGACAGCATCATCGTCGGCAACACCGTGCTCTACGGCGCCATCGCGGGCGAATGCTATTTCCGCGGCGTCGCCGGAGAGCGTTTCGCGGTGCGCAATTCCGGCGCCATCGCGGTCGTCGAGGGCACGGGCGACCATGGCTGCGAATATATGACGGGCGGCGTGGTTGTGGTGATCGGCCAGACCGGGCGCAATTTCGCGGCAGGCATGTCGGGCGGCATCGCCTATGTGCTCGACGAGGACGGGTCCTTCGCCAAACGCTGCAACCTCTCGATGGTCGATCTCGAGCCGGTCGAGGAGGAAGAGGTGATGATGCAGCGCCTGCATCATCATGGCGGCGATCTCGAGGGCCATGGCCTCGTCGACGTCATGGCCGATATGGACCGCTTTGACGGCGAGCGGCTGCACCAGCTGATCGCCAAGCACGCGGCCTATACTGGGTCGGGACGGGCCAAGCTCATCCTCGATCATTGGGACGAGTATCTGCCCAAATTCCGCAAGGTGATGCCCGTCGAATATCGGCGCGCGCTCGCCGAGCTGAATGCCGAACGGGCCATGCCCGCCTTCGCGCTAGCAGGCGAATGA
- a CDS encoding L-threonine aldolase translates to MNFRSDNTAGASEKVLAALIAANGGSQASYGADDLTLRVEKRLCELFERDVAVFLVTTGTAANSLSLSCLSPPWGAVLCHAESHIAEDECGAPEFFSAGAKTVGLPGIGCKLAPQTVAGQLGRMPAGSLRNAQPTALSLTQATEAGTVYSLAEIAALTEVARSRRLGVHMDGARFANALVTLGCTPAEMTWKAGIDVLSFGATKNGCLAAEAVIFFDKEKAGEMIFRRKRSGHTLSKGRLLAAQIDAYLRDDHWLHLARHANHAAVELEKALLSLPGVRIGWPREANEVFAILPQAVDQRLRAAHIVYHPWSPDFLPAKSMPREGETLFRFVTSFRTTTMEIEAVSSLAHQEPAATRRVKVKRG, encoded by the coding sequence ATGAACTTCCGAAGCGACAACACGGCCGGCGCGAGCGAAAAGGTGCTCGCCGCCCTGATCGCGGCAAATGGCGGCTCGCAGGCTTCCTACGGGGCGGACGACCTGACCTTGCGCGTCGAAAAGCGGCTCTGCGAGCTGTTCGAGCGCGATGTCGCGGTCTTCCTGGTCACGACGGGGACGGCGGCGAATTCGCTTAGCCTCTCCTGCCTCTCTCCGCCCTGGGGGGCAGTGCTCTGCCATGCGGAGAGCCATATCGCGGAAGACGAATGCGGCGCGCCGGAATTCTTCTCGGCCGGCGCCAAGACCGTAGGCCTGCCCGGGATCGGCTGCAAGCTCGCGCCGCAGACCGTCGCAGGGCAACTCGGGCGCATGCCGGCCGGATCGCTGCGCAACGCGCAACCCACGGCGCTGTCGCTCACCCAGGCGACCGAGGCCGGCACTGTCTATTCGCTGGCCGAGATCGCGGCTCTCACCGAGGTGGCGCGCTCGCGTCGCCTCGGCGTGCATATGGACGGCGCCCGTTTCGCCAATGCCCTGGTGACGCTCGGCTGCACGCCAGCCGAGATGACCTGGAAGGCAGGCATCGACGTCCTCTCCTTCGGCGCCACCAAGAATGGCTGCCTCGCTGCCGAGGCCGTGATCTTCTTCGACAAGGAGAAGGCGGGCGAGATGATTTTCCGCCGCAAGCGCTCCGGCCACACTTTGTCCAAGGGCCGGTTGCTGGCGGCGCAGATCGACGCCTATCTGCGCGACGACCACTGGCTTCACCTGGCGCGCCATGCCAATCACGCGGCGGTGGAGCTGGAAAAGGCGCTGCTGTCGCTGCCGGGGGTCAGGATCGGCTGGCCGCGTGAGGCCAATGAAGTGTTCGCCATCCTGCCGCAGGCCGTCGACCAGCGTCTGCGGGCCGCCCATATCGTCTACCACCCATGGTCGCCCGACTTCCTTCCCGCCAAATCCATGCCGCGGGAGGGAGAGACGCTGTTTCGCTTCGTGACCTCCTTTCGCACCACCACGATGGAGATCGAGGCGGTGAGCTCGCTCGCGCATCAGGAACCGGCAGCGACGCGACGCGTTAAAGTTAAGAGAGGATGA
- a CDS encoding molecular chaperone IbpA, which yields MRQYDLPSLYRSTIGFDRLFTMLDQVSGSEAQNYPPYNIERVGENAYRLTVAAAGFAAEDLSIEVKENALTLRGEKKLAEGARKTEFVYQGIAARAFERRFQLADFVQVTGASLENGLLHIDLVREVPEAKKPRLIPIGQAAKGQTIETKKAA from the coding sequence ATGCGCCAGTATGATCTTCCCTCCCTGTACCGTTCCACCATCGGCTTCGACCGTCTGTTCACGATGCTCGACCAGGTGTCCGGCAGCGAGGCTCAGAACTACCCGCCCTACAATATCGAACGCGTCGGCGAGAACGCCTATCGCCTCACCGTAGCCGCGGCCGGATTTGCGGCCGAGGATCTGTCGATCGAGGTGAAGGAGAATGCTCTCACGCTGCGCGGCGAGAAAAAGCTCGCCGAAGGGGCTCGCAAGACCGAGTTCGTCTATCAGGGCATCGCGGCCCGCGCCTTCGAGCGCCGCTTCCAGCTCGCCGATTTCGTCCAGGTGACAGGAGCGAGCCTCGAGAACGGCCTCTTGCATATCGATCTCGTGCGCGAAGTCCCGGAGGCCAAGAAGCCCCGCCTGATCCCGATTGGCCAGGCAGCCAAGGGACAGACGATCGAGACCAAGAAGGCCGCCTGA
- a CDS encoding 2-keto-3-deoxy-L-fuconate dehydrogenase, translating into MAGRLKGKIAVVTAAGQGIGRAIAEAFVHEGAAVFATDIDVAKLEGIARAKRRKLDVLSTRAVESFAAKTGPIDVLVNCAGFVHHGTVLDCDDKAWDFSFDLNVRSMHRLIKAYLPGMLEKGAGAIVNIASGASSIRGIPNRYAYGTTKAAVIGLTKSVAADFIQKGVRCNAIAPGTVQSPSLDERISTLAASSGKSVQDTRGAFVGRQPMGRLGTVEEIAAAAVYLASDEAAFTTGITLSVDGGFSL; encoded by the coding sequence ATGGCCGGACGCCTGAAGGGCAAGATCGCGGTGGTGACCGCGGCGGGCCAAGGCATCGGACGAGCGATTGCCGAGGCGTTCGTGCACGAAGGGGCGGCGGTGTTCGCCACCGATATCGACGTCGCCAAGCTCGAAGGGATCGCCAGGGCCAAGCGCCGCAAGCTCGACGTGCTCTCGACACGGGCGGTCGAAAGCTTCGCGGCGAAGACGGGACCGATCGACGTGCTCGTCAACTGCGCCGGCTTCGTCCATCACGGCACCGTCCTCGATTGCGACGACAAGGCCTGGGATTTCTCCTTCGACCTCAATGTCCGCTCCATGCACCGCCTGATCAAGGCCTATCTGCCGGGCATGCTCGAGAAAGGGGCCGGCGCGATCGTCAATATCGCCTCGGGAGCCTCCTCGATCCGCGGCATTCCGAACCGTTATGCCTACGGCACCACCAAGGCGGCCGTGATCGGGCTCACCAAATCGGTAGCGGCGGATTTCATCCAGAAGGGCGTGCGCTGCAACGCCATCGCCCCCGGAACGGTCCAATCACCCTCGCTCGACGAGCGAATCAGCACCCTTGCGGCCTCGAGCGGCAAGTCGGTGCAGGATACGCGCGGTGCCTTCGTCGGCCGTCAGCCGATGGGGCGGCTCGGCACGGTCGAGGAGATCGCGGCGGCGGCCGTGTATCTGGCGAGCGACGAGGCCGCCTTCACGACCGGCATCACGCTGAGCGTCGATGGCGGCTTCTCGCTGTGA
- a CDS encoding SWIB/MDM2 domain-containing protein, translating to MAKAPAKAATKAAPKSGAAKKPNALQIPLKPSAELAAVVGAGPLPRGQVVSKMWDYIKKHKLQNPANMREILADDKLAKIFGKKKVTMFEMNKHIAQHLK from the coding sequence ATGGCCAAGGCACCCGCGAAAGCGGCAACGAAGGCAGCACCCAAGAGCGGCGCCGCAAAGAAACCCAATGCGCTTCAGATCCCCTTGAAGCCTTCCGCTGAGTTGGCGGCCGTCGTCGGGGCGGGCCCGCTCCCGCGTGGGCAGGTCGTCAGCAAGATGTGGGACTACATCAAGAAGCACAAGCTGCAGAACCCCGCCAACATGCGCGAGATTCTGGCGGACGACAAACTTGCCAAGATCTTCGGCAAGAAGAAGGTGACGATGTTCGAGATGAACAAGCACATCGCCCAGCATCTGAAGTAA
- a CDS encoding putative ABC transport system permease protein, producing the protein MDARNPRPSFSPGGAPRGFAGLLLTLRLAWRDLRAGARGFGVLLACLAIGTGAIATVGSLAQGLAEGLASQGRIIIGGDLSVSLLQREASPTERAAIDGLGEVAPVATLRAMARAADGNAALVEIKAVGSGYPRLGELATEPQAPLAELLQAHDGVYGAIVDPTLFARLNLEPGAEVTIGAVRLALKARLIAEPDTLAVGIGLGPRIILSQEALRASGLLQPGSLVRWSYRVLLPEGRNDDAALATAIDGLKARLPQSGFDMRSRLNIAPQFEKNILRFTQFLALAGVVALLVGGVGVANSVSAFVERRRVTIAILKSLGASGSRAVAIMLCEVALLSGLGIAIGIVGGAALPLIVVRLFGDLLPVPVLPGPFLGPLALAALFGALVAGSFSLWPLGSAHDVPASRLFRDLVVEERRRPRARYGVIALILVVALVAASIGFAWDRLIASIAVLACAAAFLLLRGVGAGVVALLRSLPAPRNPLARLAIANLHRPGAATATVIVSLGLGVTLIVALAVIDATLSRELTRSLPKRAPNFYFLDVPGRDGDRFAALLDATVPGAAQQRVPMMRGRIVSLAGVPAEKAKAAEDVAWVLEGDRGITFSAVLPEGAKLSAGDWWPKDYAGPPLVSMERDVARGLGLKIGDPIIVNVLGRDIEARIANLRTLVWSSLAINFVMVFSPDAFAGAPFNDLATLSLKQGGTPQEESTVVRAVAADFPGVTSLRVKDALEAVDGLVRKLLFAVRGASAVSLASAVLVLAGALAAGRRLRLYDAMVLKTLGARRSAILRIFLMEYALLGAIAALFGLIAGCVIGAVIVTFAMKIDAGFDLVPLAAIAVTAVATTVLLGLASNGRILAEKPAQRLREL; encoded by the coding sequence ATGGACGCGCGCAATCCACGGCCGAGCTTCTCGCCAGGCGGTGCGCCGCGCGGCTTTGCCGGCCTGCTGCTGACCTTGCGCCTCGCCTGGCGCGATCTGCGCGCAGGCGCTCGCGGCTTCGGCGTGCTTCTCGCCTGCCTCGCCATCGGCACCGGCGCCATCGCGACCGTCGGCTCGCTGGCGCAAGGCCTCGCCGAGGGGCTGGCCTCTCAGGGCCGCATCATCATCGGCGGCGATCTGTCCGTGTCGCTGTTGCAGCGCGAGGCAAGCCCAACCGAGCGCGCCGCCATCGATGGGCTCGGCGAGGTCGCGCCCGTCGCCACCTTGCGCGCCATGGCCCGTGCCGCAGACGGCAATGCCGCGCTCGTCGAGATCAAGGCCGTCGGATCAGGCTATCCGCGGCTCGGAGAATTGGCGACCGAGCCGCAAGCCCCGCTCGCCGAGCTGCTGCAGGCCCATGACGGCGTCTATGGCGCGATCGTCGATCCCACCCTGTTCGCGCGGCTCAACCTCGAGCCCGGCGCCGAGGTGACGATCGGCGCTGTGCGCCTCGCGCTCAAGGCCAGGCTCATTGCCGAGCCCGACACGCTCGCGGTCGGCATCGGGCTTGGGCCCCGCATCATCCTCTCCCAGGAGGCGCTGCGTGCGAGCGGCCTCCTGCAGCCGGGTTCCCTGGTGCGCTGGAGCTATCGGGTGCTCTTGCCCGAGGGCCGCAATGACGATGCCGCGCTCGCCACCGCCATCGATGGCCTGAAGGCGCGGCTGCCGCAATCGGGCTTCGACATGCGCTCGCGCCTCAATATCGCGCCGCAATTCGAGAAGAACATCCTCAGATTCACGCAATTCCTGGCGCTGGCCGGCGTCGTCGCCTTGCTGGTGGGCGGGGTTGGGGTCGCGAATTCGGTCTCCGCCTTCGTGGAGCGCCGCCGTGTCACCATCGCCATCCTCAAGAGCCTCGGCGCCAGCGGCTCGCGTGCCGTCGCCATCATGCTCTGCGAGGTGGCGCTCCTCTCAGGCCTGGGCATCGCCATCGGCATCGTCGGCGGCGCGGCGCTGCCGCTCATCGTCGTGCGGCTTTTCGGGGACCTGCTGCCCGTGCCGGTGCTGCCCGGCCCCTTTTTGGGTCCGCTGGCGCTTGCGGCCTTGTTCGGCGCGCTGGTCGCCGGCAGCTTCTCGCTCTGGCCGCTCGGTTCCGCCCATGACGTGCCGGCCTCGCGATTGTTCCGCGATCTCGTGGTCGAGGAGCGGCGCCGGCCGCGCGCCCGCTACGGCGTCATCGCCCTCATCCTGGTGGTAGCACTCGTCGCGGCGAGCATCGGCTTTGCCTGGGATCGCCTGATCGCGAGCATCGCGGTGCTGGCTTGCGCTGCCGCCTTCCTGCTGTTGCGCGGCGTCGGCGCGGGCGTCGTCGCGCTGCTGCGTAGCCTGCCGGCACCCCGCAACCCGCTGGCCCGCCTCGCCATTGCCAATCTGCACCGGCCAGGCGCCGCGACCGCGACCGTCATCGTCTCGCTCGGCCTCGGCGTCACCTTGATCGTGGCGCTCGCCGTCATCGATGCGACCTTGTCGCGCGAGCTCACCCGCAGCCTGCCGAAGCGCGCCCCGAATTTCTATTTCCTCGACGTGCCCGGCCGCGACGGAGACCGCTTCGCGGCGCTGCTCGACGCCACGGTGCCGGGAGCGGCGCAGCAACGCGTGCCGATGATGCGCGGACGGATCGTCTCGCTCGCCGGCGTGCCGGCCGAGAAGGCCAAGGCCGCCGAGGACGTGGCCTGGGTGCTCGAAGGGGATCGCGGCATCACCTTCTCGGCCGTCTTGCCGGAAGGCGCCAAGCTCTCCGCCGGAGACTGGTGGCCGAAGGATTATGCGGGGCCACCCCTCGTCTCGATGGAGCGCGATGTCGCAAGAGGGCTCGGTTTGAAGATCGGCGACCCCATCATCGTCAATGTGCTCGGCCGCGACATCGAGGCGCGCATCGCCAATCTGCGCACCCTCGTATGGTCCTCGCTCGCCATCAATTTCGTGATGGTATTCTCGCCCGATGCTTTCGCCGGGGCCCCCTTCAACGATCTTGCCACCTTGAGCCTGAAGCAAGGGGGCACGCCGCAAGAGGAGAGCACCGTGGTCAGGGCGGTGGCGGCTGATTTTCCAGGCGTGACCTCGCTGCGCGTCAAGGACGCGCTCGAAGCCGTCGACGGCCTGGTGCGCAAGCTCCTTTTCGCCGTCCGTGGCGCGAGCGCGGTGTCGCTGGCCTCGGCCGTTCTGGTCCTCGCCGGCGCACTCGCCGCCGGGCGGCGGCTTCGCCTTTACGATGCCATGGTGCTCAAAACCTTGGGGGCGCGGCGAAGCGCGATCCTGCGCATCTTCCTCATGGAATATGCGCTGCTCGGGGCGATCGCTGCGCTCTTCGGCCTGATCGCCGGCTGCGTCATCGGGGCTGTGATCGTGACCTTCGCGATGAAGATCGATGCGGGCTTCGACCTCGTCCCGCTTGCCGCAATCGCCGTCACCGCGGTCGCGACGACGGTGCTTTTGGGCCTTGCGAGCAATGGGCGCATCCTCGCCGAGAAGCCGGCGCAGCGGCTGCGGGAGCTGTAA
- a CDS encoding putative ABC transport system ATP-binding protein, which translates to MPSPLITLRGVDLSLGRGAARVHILRGISLEVGQGEALGLVGPSGSGKTSLLMAMAGLERIDSGLVEIDGQDLAKLGEDDLAEFRGRRIGIVFQSFHLIPTMTALENVAVPLELAGRDDAFERAAAELRGVGLGHRLGHYPAELSGGEQQRVAVARAMAPDPAIICADEPTGNLDEATGAQITDLIFALRRERGATLVLVTHDLPLAERCDRIIRLRSGLVEVDATAVA; encoded by the coding sequence ATGCCGTCACCTCTGATCACATTGCGCGGCGTGGATCTCAGCCTGGGGCGCGGCGCGGCCCGCGTCCATATCCTGCGCGGCATTTCGCTCGAAGTAGGGCAGGGCGAGGCTTTGGGCCTCGTCGGACCTTCCGGTTCCGGCAAAACCTCGCTTCTGATGGCGATGGCGGGGCTCGAGCGCATCGATTCAGGCCTCGTCGAGATCGACGGCCAGGATCTGGCGAAGCTCGGCGAGGACGACCTTGCCGAGTTCCGGGGACGGCGCATCGGCATCGTCTTCCAATCCTTCCATCTCATCCCGACCATGACGGCGCTCGAGAACGTCGCCGTGCCGCTCGAGCTGGCGGGACGCGACGACGCTTTCGAGAGGGCGGCGGCGGAGCTGCGCGGCGTCGGCCTCGGCCATCGGCTGGGTCACTACCCGGCCGAGCTATCGGGGGGCGAGCAGCAGCGCGTCGCGGTGGCGCGCGCCATGGCGCCCGACCCCGCCATCATCTGCGCCGACGAGCCGACCGGCAATCTCGACGAGGCGACGGGCGCCCAGATCACCGATCTGATCTTCGCGCTCAGGCGCGAGCGCGGGGCGACGCTGGTGCTCGTGACCCATGATCTGCCGCTCGCAGAGCGTTGCGACCGCATCATCCGCCTGCGTTCCGGCCTGGTCGAGGTCGACGCGACGGCCGTCGCCTGA